The following are encoded in a window of Halosolutus halophilus genomic DNA:
- a CDS encoding ABC transporter ATP-binding protein, with translation MTAPLLSVSNLRTYFRTDRETVRAVDGVDFDVHRGETVALVGESGSGKTVACESITGLLEPSAELVGGEVEFDGIDLTGLSSGERRSVRGNRIGHVFQNPQRSLSPVYTIGEQLVEAMTIHDVAAGQAARDRAIELLDRVGIPRPAARIDDYPHQFSGGMRQRVAIAIALAADPELLVADEPTTALDVTVQAQLLELLGDLQRTLDLAVILVTHDFRVVAELADRVVVMYDGAVMERGDVADVFDEPAHPYTRALLAREPGFPESGPTADRPADEIGGEPDGDDGGSADGCRFSRECPHAIAECRRGVHPPLFSTPTGQSASCIYYDEASDSDLVRARARVTTEVADDE, from the coding sequence ATGACGGCTCCGTTACTCTCCGTGTCGAACCTGCGGACCTACTTCAGGACGGACCGGGAAACGGTGCGGGCGGTCGACGGTGTCGACTTCGACGTCCACCGCGGCGAGACGGTCGCACTCGTCGGCGAGAGCGGATCCGGCAAGACCGTGGCCTGCGAGTCGATCACCGGGCTACTCGAGCCGTCGGCCGAACTCGTCGGCGGCGAGGTCGAGTTCGACGGAATCGATCTGACGGGACTCTCGTCGGGCGAACGCCGCTCCGTTCGGGGAAACCGGATCGGGCACGTCTTCCAGAACCCCCAGCGATCGCTGTCGCCGGTGTACACGATCGGCGAGCAACTCGTCGAGGCGATGACGATCCACGACGTCGCGGCCGGCCAGGCGGCCCGCGACCGGGCGATCGAACTCCTCGACCGCGTCGGGATTCCCCGTCCCGCAGCCCGCATCGACGACTATCCCCACCAGTTCTCCGGCGGGATGCGCCAGCGCGTCGCGATCGCGATCGCGCTTGCAGCCGATCCGGAGTTGCTCGTCGCCGACGAACCGACGACGGCCCTCGACGTAACCGTCCAGGCCCAGTTGCTGGAACTTCTCGGAGATCTTCAGCGGACGCTCGATCTCGCGGTGATTCTCGTGACGCACGATTTCCGCGTCGTCGCGGAACTCGCCGATCGAGTGGTCGTCATGTACGACGGGGCCGTCATGGAACGGGGCGACGTGGCCGACGTCTTCGACGAACCGGCCCACCCCTACACCCGTGCGCTGCTCGCACGCGAACCGGGATTCCCGGAATCCGGTCCGACAGCCGACCGGCCGGCCGACGAGATCGGGGGCGAACCGGACGGCGACGACGGAGGGTCGGCGGACGGCTGCCGGTTCAGTCGCGAGTGCCCGCACGCGATCGCCGAGTGTCGACGCGGTGTGCATCCGCCGCTGTTTTCGACGCCGACCGGACAAAGCGCGTCCTGCATCTATTACGACGAGGCGTCCGATTCGGACCTCGTCCGTGCTCGGGCCCGCGTCACGACGGAGGTGGCCGACGATGAGTGA
- a CDS encoding ABC transporter permease, which translates to MPSADGPPDPPETAAFERIDWDALDDPTVRPRARTIAFLFLLVALGGVYLYDRYYAHVYLVGQWKVTPIDWLFLLSLAVFVAFVLVPAGRNADRVGTYLRRLRRNRSAFVASGLIGAFVLVALIGPLFVGEPRIRFGHRFHPPAGFTADASIMNDCLGRLSGDRCRWAWAYPLGTDGRGHDMLTLSVYGARVSLYVVLITSMIIVPIAVGTGVVAGYVGGRVDDLAMTYVDVQQFVPAIVLYLLFKVYVGRSLFLLILAFGLLSWGGIARLVRSETLQRREEGYVLAARSAGASRLYVVRKHLLPNVSSTVVPAVAHLIPVLVLTEAGIAFLGFGETGLNSWGMTIAHGLNATSSGRVDPLDQWWVSTIPAILLTVTVAAFKLAGDGLRDTLDPRGER; encoded by the coding sequence ATGCCCTCCGCTGACGGCCCTCCAGACCCGCCAGAAACTGCAGCGTTCGAACGCATCGACTGGGACGCCCTCGACGATCCGACCGTTCGACCGCGAGCCCGGACGATCGCGTTCCTGTTCCTGCTCGTCGCACTGGGTGGCGTGTACCTGTACGATCGGTACTACGCACACGTCTATCTCGTCGGGCAGTGGAAGGTCACGCCGATCGACTGGCTCTTCTTGCTCTCGCTGGCGGTGTTCGTCGCGTTCGTGCTCGTTCCGGCGGGACGAAACGCGGACCGCGTCGGTACCTACCTGCGTCGCCTCCGTCGAAATCGATCGGCGTTCGTCGCGAGCGGACTCATCGGCGCCTTCGTTCTCGTCGCGCTGATCGGTCCCCTTTTCGTGGGGGAGCCGCGGATCCGATTCGGACACCGGTTTCATCCGCCGGCCGGGTTTACTGCGGACGCCAGCATCATGAACGACTGTCTCGGACGGCTCTCCGGCGATCGCTGTCGCTGGGCGTGGGCCTACCCGCTCGGAACTGACGGTCGCGGCCACGACATGCTCACGCTCTCGGTGTACGGGGCGCGCGTCTCCCTCTACGTCGTGCTAATCACGAGCATGATCATCGTCCCGATCGCGGTCGGGACCGGCGTCGTCGCGGGCTACGTCGGTGGCCGTGTCGACGACCTCGCGATGACGTACGTCGACGTCCAGCAGTTCGTCCCCGCAATCGTGCTGTATCTCCTGTTCAAGGTCTACGTCGGACGATCGCTGTTCTTACTGATTCTGGCGTTCGGGCTGCTCAGCTGGGGTGGGATCGCAAGACTGGTCCGGAGCGAGACGCTCCAGCGTCGCGAGGAAGGGTACGTCCTCGCCGCCCGGAGCGCCGGGGCGAGTCGACTGTACGTCGTCCGCAAGCACCTCCTGCCGAACGTCTCGAGTACGGTGGTCCCCGCCGTCGCCCACCTGATCCCGGTCCTCGTTCTCACCGAAGCGGGAATCGCGTTTCTCGGGTTCGGAGAGACGGGCCTCAACTCGTGGGGGATGACGATCGCCCACGGGCTAAACGCCACCTCGTCGGGGAGGGTGGATCCGCTCGACCAGTGGTGGGTCTCGACGATCCCGGCGATCCTGTTGACGGTGACCGTCGCGGCGTTCAAACTCGCCGGCGACGGCCTTCGTGACACACTCGATCCGCGAGGTGAACGATGA
- a CDS encoding ABC transporter permease — MSLHRQLLRRFVLGIATAHAVLTVVFVLLTRTRDTYLGGILGTAMMSAAGEGASREEMLSRREEIKDQYFAERNLDGGFLESYTTWMIDMFTFDWGRSIESGELVTSLVFESALRTGAYVLPAMTLSVAFGVSLGVYSALRRGSRGEQAGRTATYLLFGLPNFWVGAMIMLVLGIPVYVGDGSIVSDHLLPIALLTTTLLAGQVSYARSESMEYVSAAFVKLVRAKGARDWRVARHVLRNAAIPLVSLFFTEMLAVLVLSVFVIEHLFGIAGFGTLLYDAVFYRDIPVVLGCTLAIIAVGVAGNVVQDVGYSVLDPRVDTGARH; from the coding sequence GTGAGTCTCCACAGGCAACTCCTTCGCCGGTTCGTTCTGGGAATCGCGACGGCGCATGCCGTGTTAACCGTCGTCTTCGTCCTCCTGACCCGGACCCGAGACACCTATCTCGGCGGAATTCTCGGAACGGCGATGATGAGCGCGGCCGGCGAGGGCGCCTCCCGGGAAGAAATGCTCTCCCGGCGTGAGGAGATCAAAGACCAGTATTTCGCCGAGCGAAACCTCGACGGTGGGTTCCTCGAGAGCTACACGACGTGGATGATCGATATGTTCACCTTCGACTGGGGACGGTCGATCGAATCCGGCGAACTCGTCACGTCGTTGGTATTCGAATCGGCCCTGCGAACCGGCGCGTACGTGCTCCCGGCGATGACGCTGTCGGTCGCGTTCGGCGTCTCGCTGGGGGTCTACTCGGCCCTTCGCCGCGGCTCACGCGGGGAACAGGCCGGCCGGACCGCGACGTACCTCCTCTTCGGACTCCCGAACTTCTGGGTCGGCGCCATGATCATGCTGGTACTCGGGATCCCCGTCTACGTGGGAGACGGATCGATCGTCAGCGACCACCTGCTGCCCATCGCGTTGCTGACGACGACGCTGCTCGCCGGGCAGGTGAGTTACGCCCGCTCGGAGTCGATGGAGTACGTCTCCGCAGCGTTCGTCAAACTCGTCCGGGCGAAAGGGGCACGCGACTGGCGCGTCGCCAGACACGTGCTCCGGAACGCGGCGATTCCGCTAGTTTCGCTGTTTTTCACGGAGATGCTCGCGGTTCTCGTACTCAGCGTGTTCGTCATCGAGCACCTGTTCGGTATCGCCGGCTTCGGGACGTTGCTGTACGACGCGGTGTTCTACCGTGACATTCCGGTCGTCCTCGGCTGTACGCTCGCGATCATCGCCGTCGGTGTCGCCGGGAACGTCGTCCAGGACGTCGGCTACAGCGTCCTCGACCCTCGCGTCGACACCGGCGCTCGCCACTGA
- a CDS encoding metal-dependent hydrolase: MFVGHALFAFATAALVADWRGWDRRRALVVGAVAGAFATVPDVDVAYALVGLAAWNASDGVFAASTAFWDASRLVHRSVTHSLVVGAVAAPAFGLIAARDSSRARLARAIGIGLLLVLIALALVDGPLAAFVMGLFAAGGVLVAAETDRWTSLSPPTVALAALWGLWSHPWGDLVTGSPPDWLYPFASPLLTTRIVLHADPTLHLLGAFAIELAVVWFAIVVLCRLTDRSLTALADRRAAVGAGYGIAPLAAAPPTLEVSYHFVFSILGVGLLSGVGPVVPSIGTPSGRAAPSTADRALEIALTSVIAVTIALAAYVTVYLLIAAPA; encoded by the coding sequence GTGTTCGTCGGTCACGCCCTGTTCGCGTTCGCCACCGCGGCACTCGTCGCTGACTGGCGAGGCTGGGATCGACGGCGGGCCCTCGTCGTCGGCGCCGTCGCGGGTGCGTTCGCGACGGTACCGGACGTCGACGTCGCGTACGCGCTCGTCGGACTCGCCGCGTGGAACGCGTCGGACGGCGTCTTCGCGGCGTCGACGGCGTTCTGGGACGCGAGTCGGCTCGTCCACCGATCGGTCACGCACTCGCTGGTCGTCGGGGCGGTCGCGGCACCGGCGTTCGGACTGATCGCGGCCCGCGACTCGAGTCGCGCCCGACTCGCCCGCGCCATCGGGATCGGCTTGCTCCTCGTACTGATCGCGCTCGCACTCGTCGACGGCCCGCTGGCCGCGTTCGTGATGGGGCTGTTCGCGGCCGGCGGCGTCCTCGTCGCCGCGGAAACGGACCGGTGGACGTCCCTCTCTCCGCCGACGGTCGCGCTGGCGGCGCTCTGGGGACTGTGGTCGCACCCGTGGGGTGACCTCGTGACCGGCTCGCCGCCCGACTGGCTCTACCCGTTCGCCTCGCCGCTGCTCACCACCCGTATCGTCCTCCACGCGGATCCGACGCTGCACCTGCTCGGCGCGTTCGCGATCGAACTCGCCGTCGTCTGGTTCGCCATCGTCGTGCTCTGTCGGCTCACCGATCGCTCGCTCACCGCGCTCGCCGATCGCCGGGCCGCCGTCGGCGCGGGCTACGGTATCGCCCCGCTCGCGGCCGCGCCGCCGACGCTGGAGGTTTCGTATCACTTCGTCTTCTCGATCCTGGGGGTCGGTCTCCTCTCCGGCGTCGGCCCGGTCGTTCCGTCGATCGGAACCCCCTCGGGTCGCGCCGCTCCCTCGACGGCCGATCGCGCCCTCGAGATCGCGCTCACGTCCGTGATCGCCGTGACGATCGCACTCGCCGCGTACGTTACCGTCTACCTGCTGATCGCCGCGCCCGCGTAA
- a CDS encoding dodecin — protein MVFKKIRLIGTSTESFDDAADDAIDRAEDTLQNVYWIEVDELGVEIASVDEREYQAEVTVAFELED, from the coding sequence ATGGTCTTCAAGAAGATCAGACTGATCGGGACGAGCACGGAGAGTTTCGACGACGCCGCCGACGACGCCATCGATCGGGCCGAAGACACGCTCCAGAACGTCTACTGGATCGAAGTCGACGAACTCGGGGTCGAGATCGCAAGCGTCGACGAGCGGGAGTACCAGGCCGAGGTCACCGTCGCGTTCGAACTCGAGGACTGA
- a CDS encoding HesB/IscA family protein gives MSTDSMDGGEAETRPEIEVTEDAAEQALSLLENEGLDDGEAGLRLFVQQGGCAGLSYGMRFDDAPDEDDTIYEHHDLRVFVDPASLKYIEGSILDYEHGLQAEGFHVENPNVVSECGCGESFRT, from the coding sequence ATGAGCACGGACAGCATGGACGGCGGGGAAGCGGAGACCCGCCCCGAGATCGAAGTGACGGAGGACGCCGCCGAACAGGCCCTCTCCCTGCTCGAGAACGAGGGGCTCGACGACGGCGAGGCGGGACTCCGTCTCTTCGTCCAGCAGGGCGGTTGTGCCGGCCTCTCCTACGGGATGCGGTTCGACGACGCACCGGACGAGGACGACACGATCTACGAACACCACGACCTGCGCGTGTTCGTCGATCCGGCGAGCCTGAAGTACATCGAGGGTAGCATTCTCGACTACGAGCACGGGCTTCAGGCCGAAGGGTTCCACGTCGAGAACCCCAACGTCGTCAGCGAGTGTGGCTGTGGCGAATCGTTCCGGACGTAG
- the hisD gene encoding histidinol dehydrogenase, with translation MTVDVQPIADLGPDDRAAFFERDAGIEAIRDDVRGIVDRVREEGDVAVREFTSEFDDVELGSMEITDACERAYDDLDPDLREAIETAADNVREFHEAQLPEDWREEFGTGRELGRRFRPIDRVGVYVPGGSAAYPSSAIMGVVPAVVAGVDHVSVVTPPADEQNPATLAAIHAAGADAVYSVGGAQAVAGLAYGTETITRVQKIVGPGNRWVTAAKGEVRGDVEIDFLAGPSEVVVIADETADPDLVAAELVAQAEHDPNASVVAVTDDEATADAVAAAVDEQAGAREREDVIRDALAHDASGVLLARSMSEGILFTEEYAPEHLAIVADDDESILARIDSAGSVFLGPNTPVAAGDYASGTNHVLPTNGGARVTGGLSVETFLRSTTVQRLSSEGLADIGGTITALADAEGLEAHAESVRRRLETGESGGDRRVDE, from the coding sequence ATGACAGTCGACGTGCAGCCGATCGCCGACCTCGGGCCGGACGACCGCGCCGCGTTCTTCGAGCGCGACGCCGGTATCGAGGCGATCAGAGACGACGTTCGCGGGATCGTAGACCGGGTCCGCGAGGAGGGCGACGTCGCCGTCCGCGAGTTCACGAGCGAATTCGACGACGTCGAACTCGGAAGCATGGAAATCACTGACGCGTGCGAGCGCGCGTACGACGACCTCGATCCGGACCTCCGCGAGGCGATCGAGACGGCCGCCGACAACGTCCGAGAGTTCCACGAGGCGCAACTACCGGAGGACTGGCGCGAGGAGTTCGGGACCGGGCGGGAACTGGGCCGGCGGTTCCGGCCGATCGATCGCGTCGGTGTCTACGTCCCCGGCGGCTCGGCGGCCTACCCCTCGAGTGCGATCATGGGCGTCGTCCCGGCGGTCGTCGCCGGCGTCGACCACGTGTCGGTCGTGACCCCGCCGGCCGACGAGCAGAACCCGGCCACGCTCGCGGCGATCCACGCCGCCGGGGCGGACGCGGTCTACAGCGTCGGCGGTGCACAGGCCGTCGCCGGCCTCGCGTACGGCACCGAGACGATCACGCGGGTCCAGAAGATCGTCGGCCCGGGCAACCGGTGGGTCACCGCCGCGAAGGGCGAAGTTCGCGGCGACGTCGAAATCGACTTCCTCGCGGGACCGAGCGAGGTCGTCGTGATCGCCGACGAGACGGCCGATCCGGACCTCGTCGCCGCGGAACTCGTCGCGCAGGCCGAACACGATCCGAACGCCTCCGTGGTCGCCGTGACCGACGACGAGGCGACCGCCGACGCCGTCGCGGCGGCCGTCGACGAGCAGGCTGGCGCGCGCGAGCGCGAAGACGTGATTCGCGACGCACTCGCCCACGACGCCAGCGGCGTCTTGCTGGCTCGATCGATGAGCGAGGGAATCCTCTTCACCGAGGAGTACGCGCCGGAACACCTCGCGATCGTCGCCGACGACGACGAGTCGATCCTCGCGCGTATCGACAGCGCGGGCAGCGTCTTTCTCGGCCCGAACACCCCCGTCGCGGCGGGCGACTACGCGAGCGGTACCAACCACGTCCTGCCGACCAACGGCGGCGCGCGCGTCACCGGCGGCCTCTCCGTCGAGACCTTCCTCCGATCGACGACCGTCCAGCGGCTCTCGAGCGAGGGATTGGCCGACATCGGCGGGACGATTACCGCGCTCGCCGACGCCGAAGGGCTCGAGGCTCACGCCGAGAGCGTGCGACGGCGACTCGAGACCGGCGAATCCGGGGGAGACCGCAGGGTCGACGAGTGA
- a CDS encoding ABC transporter permease, whose protein sequence is MSTPSTTVDRAGGGFASDVRVTFVRWTIKSVRNPFVLVVSLVQPIIFLVLFTQVFGGVATAALEGISYETYLVPAIVIQVALVAAATSGIGLVNDIENGMFEKTLVSPMNRTAVFLGKTLAEVVRIVAQVVIVLGLGVLLGAEIATGVPGAIGIVAICVLFSVWFTAFSNVLAVVTRDEESTIIGANLLQLPLLFVSSAFLPLTALPDWIQTIAAVNPITYGVDATRAVMLGEDTMTVVEMTRFGGMWDTLVPALAVLLALAVVFGSVAVYAIGRAASADVR, encoded by the coding sequence GTGAGTACCCCGTCGACGACGGTCGATCGCGCCGGCGGCGGATTCGCGAGCGACGTCCGGGTGACGTTCGTCCGGTGGACGATCAAGTCCGTCCGGAATCCGTTCGTGCTCGTGGTCTCGCTCGTCCAGCCGATCATCTTCCTCGTCCTGTTCACGCAGGTGTTCGGCGGCGTCGCGACGGCCGCCCTCGAGGGGATCAGCTACGAGACCTACCTCGTGCCCGCGATCGTCATCCAGGTCGCGCTGGTCGCGGCCGCGACGTCGGGGATCGGCCTGGTCAACGACATCGAGAACGGGATGTTCGAGAAGACGCTCGTCAGCCCGATGAACCGGACGGCCGTCTTCCTCGGCAAGACCCTCGCGGAAGTCGTACGGATCGTGGCCCAGGTCGTCATCGTGCTCGGCCTGGGCGTCCTGCTCGGGGCCGAAATCGCGACCGGCGTCCCCGGCGCGATCGGGATCGTGGCCATCTGCGTGCTCTTCTCTGTCTGGTTCACCGCGTTCTCGAACGTGCTCGCGGTCGTCACCCGCGACGAGGAGTCGACGATCATCGGGGCGAACCTGCTCCAGTTGCCCTTGCTGTTCGTCTCGAGTGCGTTCCTCCCGCTGACCGCTCTCCCCGACTGGATCCAGACGATCGCAGCCGTCAATCCGATCACCTACGGCGTCGACGCGACCCGGGCGGTGATGCTCGGCGAGGACACCATGACCGTGGTCGAGATGACCCGCTTCGGCGGGATGTGGGACACCCTGGTCCCTGCACTCGCCGTTCTGCTCGCGCTGGCGGTCGTATTCGGGAGCGTCGCGGTCTACGCGATCGGTCGTGCGGCGAGTGCCGACGTCCGGTGA
- a CDS encoding ABC transporter ATP-binding protein, with the protein MTDYAIEARDVAVTYADGTEAVRGVDLLVERGEFFGFLGPNGAGKTTMIKTLVTLLRPTAGTVTINGFDALETPRSVRATVGYMAQEISIDPELTARENLRYACDAYGVPRSERAERIEELLELVDLTDAGDKEADDFSGGMKKRLDAATALVHRPPLVFLDEPTTGLDPAARNRLWEYFRRINDEGTTVFLTTQYLEEADQLCDRLSVIQNGTVVADGTPGALKRRVGGEVLDVQLADPDRRARAVEIARENGLFAAGTTVEPTDEGLAVTARDARTSGTDLLVALRDDGIDVVGFDVRAPTLDDVFLAVTGDRDDSRSETGDREGGGPGAGDYAGSDDGVPDSRAVGDGGSNESDEQNDPNDRDGGRR; encoded by the coding sequence GTGACCGACTACGCGATCGAAGCGCGCGACGTGGCGGTAACCTACGCGGACGGCACCGAGGCGGTCCGCGGCGTCGACCTCCTCGTCGAGCGCGGCGAATTTTTCGGCTTTCTCGGGCCGAACGGTGCGGGGAAGACGACGATGATCAAGACGCTCGTCACCCTGTTGCGGCCGACGGCGGGGACGGTGACGATAAACGGGTTCGACGCCCTCGAGACGCCGCGGAGCGTGCGCGCGACGGTGGGCTATATGGCCCAGGAGATCAGCATCGATCCGGAACTCACCGCCCGAGAGAACCTGCGGTACGCCTGTGACGCATACGGCGTCCCCCGATCGGAGCGAGCCGAGCGGATCGAAGAACTGCTCGAACTCGTGGACCTCACCGACGCCGGGGACAAGGAGGCGGACGACTTTTCCGGCGGGATGAAAAAGCGCCTCGACGCGGCGACGGCGCTCGTCCACCGGCCGCCGCTGGTCTTTCTCGACGAACCCACGACGGGACTCGATCCCGCCGCACGGAACCGGCTCTGGGAGTACTTCCGGCGGATCAACGACGAGGGGACGACCGTCTTCCTGACGACGCAGTACCTGGAGGAAGCCGATCAGCTGTGCGATCGCCTCTCGGTGATCCAGAACGGGACCGTCGTCGCGGACGGAACGCCCGGGGCGCTCAAGCGTCGCGTCGGGGGCGAAGTCCTCGACGTGCAACTGGCGGATCCGGACCGACGGGCGCGCGCCGTCGAAATCGCTCGCGAGAATGGCCTGTTCGCAGCGGGGACGACGGTCGAGCCGACCGACGAGGGACTGGCGGTGACCGCACGCGACGCCCGCACCAGCGGGACCGACCTCCTGGTCGCCCTTCGCGACGACGGGATCGACGTCGTGGGCTTCGACGTCCGGGCCCCGACGCTGGACGACGTCTTCCTCGCCGTCACCGGCGATCGGGACGACAGCCGTTCCGAGACCGGCGATCGCGAGGGAGGCGGTCCCGGGGCTGGCGACTACGCCGGAAGCGACGACGGCGTCCCCGACTCGCGGGCAGTCGGTGACGGCGGTTCGAACGAGTCGGACGAGCAGAACGACCCGAACGACCGCGATGGAGGTCGCCGGTGA
- a CDS encoding winged helix-turn-helix transcriptional regulator translates to MDEPSNESEPNVDAPGTDSASGDGRPNDASPVDDRSNDGPRETDLDGADESPLDRGPGARGQDHARKLRNRLAPGERERVEGTVADLLDLFGRAHAIAVLSTFAFADEPLRFSELERRLEIPANTLSVRLDELVAAGLLRRESYAEVPPRVEYEPTEKARALFPAFGHLHVWADKYDLDPVGE, encoded by the coding sequence ATGGACGAACCGTCGAACGAATCGGAGCCGAACGTCGACGCCCCCGGGACGGATAGCGCTTCAGGCGACGGACGGCCGAACGACGCCTCTCCCGTAGACGATCGATCGAACGACGGACCGCGGGAGACCGACCTGGACGGGGCCGACGAATCGCCCCTCGATCGGGGACCCGGTGCTCGGGGACAGGATCACGCCCGAAAACTCCGCAATCGGCTCGCGCCGGGGGAACGCGAACGCGTCGAGGGAACTGTCGCGGATCTGCTCGACCTGTTCGGCAGGGCCCACGCCATCGCGGTCCTCTCGACGTTCGCGTTCGCCGACGAACCGCTCCGGTTCTCGGAACTCGAGCGTCGACTGGAGATTCCGGCGAACACGCTCTCCGTGCGACTCGACGAACTGGTCGCAGCGGGGCTGCTCCGGCGGGAATCCTACGCGGAGGTGCCACCCAGGGTCGAGTACGAACCGACCGAGAAGGCGCGGGCGCTGTTCCCGGCCTTCGGCCACCTGCACGTCTGGGCCGACAAGTACGACCTCGATCCGGTCGGCGAGTGA
- a CDS encoding NAD(P)H-binding protein gives MRPVLVTGATGTVGRHVVDGLRDAPDVAVTAASRDPDRARDRLDCPVVAFDVTDPTTFRDAFADVDALFLVRPPALSRVRRDIVPALAAAIGAGVDHVVFLSVIGADRNPLVPHARIESWLAESGVDTTFLRASFFMQNLSTTHREEIRRGELPVPAGTGATSFVDARDVAAVAVETLRTGTTGSYTLTGPEAIEYDAVCRRLSAMLDHEVTYDPPSLPRFCWSQYRSGGSLVRAAVVAAIYTTVRLGLADRVTDDVRTVLGRPPIDFETFVRDYRSVWT, from the coding sequence ATGAGACCCGTGCTCGTCACCGGGGCGACCGGCACCGTCGGCCGCCACGTCGTCGACGGCCTCCGCGACGCGCCGGACGTCGCCGTCACTGCTGCGAGTCGCGATCCCGATAGAGCACGGGACCGGCTCGACTGTCCGGTCGTGGCGTTCGACGTTACCGATCCGACGACCTTCCGGGATGCGTTCGCCGACGTCGACGCCCTGTTTCTCGTTCGTCCGCCGGCACTGTCCCGCGTCCGACGGGATATCGTCCCCGCTCTGGCCGCGGCGATCGGTGCCGGCGTCGATCACGTCGTCTTCCTCTCCGTGATCGGAGCCGACAGGAACCCGCTCGTTCCGCACGCGCGCATCGAATCGTGGCTCGCCGAGTCGGGGGTCGATACGACGTTCCTGCGCGCGTCGTTTTTCATGCAGAACCTCTCGACGACTCACCGCGAGGAGATTCGGCGCGGCGAACTCCCCGTCCCCGCCGGCACCGGGGCGACGAGTTTCGTCGACGCGCGAGACGTCGCCGCCGTTGCGGTCGAGACGCTCCGGACGGGGACGACGGGTTCCTACACTCTCACCGGTCCCGAGGCGATCGAGTACGACGCGGTCTGCCGGCGACTCTCGGCGATGCTCGATCACGAGGTCACGTACGACCCGCCGTCACTCCCGCGGTTTTGCTGGTCGCAGTACCGCTCGGGGGGGAGTCTCGTCCGGGCCGCCGTGGTCGCCGCGATCTACACGACCGTCCGTCTCGGCCTCGCCGATCGGGTGACCGACGACGTTCGAACCGTCCTCGGCCGGCCACCGATCGATTTCGAGACGTTCGTCCGGGACTACCGATCGGTCTGGACCTAG
- a CDS encoding metal-dependent hydrolase, which produces MWPWEHAIVGYVVYSLFVRIVYRDSPGGLEAFAVVFASVVPDLVDKPLAWEFGVFESGYAVGHSVFVAVPVVLFVGVIARAAGRPLSGVAFGLGYLLHLPADVFYGYVSAGIVQFEILLWPVDPVVAPPQERPPGFATTFLRLFDDYQGALLAGDLSPYLRLQLGLAVVAFLLWLADGVPVLRETLLGGTRLAGAVRNRLTGPPADSPRRR; this is translated from the coding sequence ATGTGGCCGTGGGAACACGCGATCGTCGGCTATGTCGTCTATTCGCTCTTCGTCCGGATCGTTTATCGAGACTCGCCGGGCGGACTCGAGGCGTTCGCCGTCGTCTTCGCCTCGGTCGTGCCGGATCTCGTCGACAAGCCGCTCGCGTGGGAGTTCGGCGTCTTCGAGTCGGGCTACGCGGTCGGACACTCCGTTTTCGTCGCGGTGCCGGTGGTGCTGTTCGTCGGCGTAATCGCCCGGGCGGCCGGCCGGCCGCTGTCGGGCGTCGCCTTCGGACTGGGCTATCTGTTACACCTTCCGGCGGACGTGTTCTACGGGTACGTCAGTGCGGGAATCGTCCAGTTCGAAATACTGCTCTGGCCGGTCGACCCGGTCGTCGCTCCCCCACAGGAGCGGCCGCCGGGATTCGCGACGACGTTCCTGCGGCTGTTCGACGACTACCAGGGTGCGCTCCTCGCGGGCGACCTCTCGCCCTATCTTCGGCTCCAGCTCGGGCTCGCCGTGGTCGCCTTCCTGCTCTGGCTCGCCGACGGTGTGCCCGTCCTTCGCGAGACGCTGCTCGGCGGGACGCGACTCGCCGGTGCGGTTCGTAATCGCCTGACCGGGCCGCCTGCGGATTCTCCTCGCCGCCGATAG